The following coding sequences lie in one Ostrinia nubilalis chromosome 2, ilOstNubi1.1, whole genome shotgun sequence genomic window:
- the LOC135082746 gene encoding pair-rule protein odd-paired, with translation MRCQWLDPEQPPPRKLCNKLFSSMHEIVTHLTVEHVGGPECTTHACFWQGCSRNGRPFKAKYKLVNHIRVHTGEKPFPCPFPGCGKVFARSENLKIHKRTHTGEKPFKCEYAGCDRRFANSSDRKKHSHVHTSDKPYNCRVHGCDKSYTHPSSLRKHMKVHGAAGDASPRYDSDGDDSSSAGSVSVTAGAASPLAPLPPPPPAPVPPHPHHPHHHPTITDKLESLNDKYLNPHDQKPYERPPAPPHQHHQPHLTNIGGNGVMDNKLGFGGHWTQFQQPAPTVPHGVPDWWCPTQESYHHHHLMHHSGAAAAY, from the exons aTGCGCTGCCAGTGGCTCGACCCCGAGCAGCCTCCTCCGCGCAAGCTGTGCAACAAACTGTTCTCGAGCATGCACGAGATCGTGACGCATCTCACCGTGGAACACGTCGGCGGACCCGAGTGCACGACGCACGCGTGCTTCTGGCAGGGCTGCTCGCGGAACGGAAGGCCGTTCAAGGCGAAATACAAATTAGTGAATCATATACGCGTGCATACAGGAGAAAAACCGTTTCCCTGCCCGTTCCCTGGATGCGGCAAGGTGTTTGCGAGATCAGAAAACCTCAAAATCCACAAGAGAACGCATACCG GTGAAAAGCCGTTCAAGTGTGAATACGCCGGCTGCGATCGAAGATTCGCGAACTCGTCGGATAGGAAGAAACACTCGCATGTGCACACCTCCGACAAACCTTACAACTGCCGCGTGCACGGCTGCGACAAGTCGTATACGCACCCGTCCTCGCTGCGCAAGCACATGAAGGTGCACGGCGCCGCGGGCGACGCCTCACCGCGATACGACAGTGACGGCGACGATTCCTCCTCCGCAGGCAGCGTTAGCGTCACCGCCGGTGCCGCCAGCCCTCTCGCGCCCCTCCCTCCTCCACCCCCAGCCCCCGTACCCCCTCATCCCCACCACCCGCACCACCACCCCACTATAACAGACAAACTAGAAAGCCTCAACGACAAATACCTCAACCCCCACGACCAAAAACCTTACGAAAGACCACCAGCCCCCCCTCATCAACACCATCAACCGCATCTCACCAATATCGGGGGTAACGGTGTCATGGACAATAAACTAGGTTTCGGTGGCCACTGGACGCAGTTCCAGCAACCGGCCCCGACCGTGCCCCACGGAGTGCCTGACTGGTGGTGTCCTACGCAGGAGTCCTACCACCACCATCATTTGATGCACCACTCTGGTGCAGCTGCTGCGTACTGA